In Syntrophorhabdaceae bacterium, the sequence GGGGTATGAATGGCAATCTTATCATCGATACTCAGATCGGTCTGTTGAAGGACGCCTGGCAGGCGCCCTTCAAGGAACAGTTCTAAAACGCGGAGGGCATTCTCAAAGATAACGCCGAATCAGTTGTTAACAGCCCTTAGTCGTTCGTTCTTGATTTTATTCTGGCTGTCCACGTAGACTTTTTTCGGCTGAAAAGATTTCAATTCAGATTCATTGAAGGAACCGTAGGTGACAATGATAATCATGTCACCTTTTTTTGCTTTATGGGCCGCAGCTCCGTTGATACAGATTACGCCGGAGTCTGCCTCTCCCCGGATTGCATAGGTGGTAAAACGCTCACCTGATGTAACGTTATAGATATCCACCTGTTCATAGGGGATGATATCGGCTTTCTCCATAAGATGAGAGTCAATAGTGATGCTCCCTTCGTAATCAAGGTTGCTTTCCGTGACTATCGCCCTGTGGATCTTTGACTTCATCATCCTTCGTTCCATGTTAAGCCTCCGTTAAAATGGTATTATCTATGAGTCTTGTTTTTCCTATACGACAGGCAATAGCCAGCACGGCCCTCTTGCCCACGTTTGTAAGGTCTTCAAGCGTGGCGGTATCGCAGACGTTTATGTACTCGATGTTGATTCCTTCCTTTTGACGTAGCATACCCTCCACCTCTTTTTTGATCACGGCCGTATTCCGCTCACCTTCTCTGAATAGTTTTTCCGCCTTTTTCAAGGATGCGTTGATAAGTAACGCCTTGTCACGTTCAGCCCCGGTGAGGTAGGTGTTACGGGAACTCATGGCCAGCCCGTCCTTTTCTCTGACCGTGGGATAGCCCACGATCTCAATATCCATATTCAGGTCCCTTACCATCTTCTCAATGATGACGAGTTGCTGGAAATCCTTTTGCCCGAACACGGCGACATGGGGCTTGACGATGTTGAAGAGTTTTGTCACCACGGTGGCAACCCCCACGAAGTGGCCGGCCCGTGTTTTCCCGCAGAGATGGTCTTCGAGGTTTTTTACTTCCACGTACGTTGAAAACCCTTGCGGGTATATATCGTGTGCATCAGGAAAGAAGATGACGTCGGCCTTTTCGTGTTTAAGAAGCGCCGCGTCTCTGTCAAAATCACGAGGATACTTGGCGAGGTCCTCAGTGGGCCCGAACTGTATGGGGTTCACGAAGATACTGACAACCGCAATGTCGGCGAGTTCCCTGACTTTTGCCACGAGAGAGAGATGCCCCGTGTGGAGATACCCCATGGTCGGAACAAACCCGATTTTTCTTGTTCTCCGTGCCTCTTCGGAGAACGCCTGCATCTCTTTAACGGTCTTTACGATCTTCATTTCAGTGATATGAATGGGCGTCGTCAGGAAAGGTGCCCGTCTTTACCTCGTCCACGAATGTTTTCACCGCTTGTTCGATTTCCTGCTGGAGATTGAGATAGGTCTTGACGAAT encodes:
- the panD gene encoding aspartate 1-decarboxylase, whose translation is MERRMMKSKIHRAIVTESNLDYEGSITIDSHLMEKADIIPYEQVDIYNVTSGERFTTYAIRGEADSGVICINGAAAHKAKKGDMIIIVTYGSFNESELKSFQPKKVYVDSQNKIKNERLRAVNN
- the panC gene encoding pantoate--beta-alanine ligase produces the protein MKIVKTVKEMQAFSEEARRTRKIGFVPTMGYLHTGHLSLVAKVRELADIAVVSIFVNPIQFGPTEDLAKYPRDFDRDAALLKHEKADVIFFPDAHDIYPQGFSTYVEVKNLEDHLCGKTRAGHFVGVATVVTKLFNIVKPHVAVFGQKDFQQLVIIEKMVRDLNMDIEIVGYPTVREKDGLAMSSRNTYLTGAERDKALLINASLKKAEKLFREGERNTAVIKKEVEGMLRQKEGINIEYINVCDTATLEDLTNVGKRAVLAIACRIGKTRLIDNTILTEA